The Sphingobacterium lactis sequence TAGATTGGCGGATTGAAGCCCAAGCCCACACCTGCCGGTGTACCGGTGGAGATCACATCCCCAGGTAATAGCGTCATAAATTGGGAAACATAGGAAACCACAAAAGGAATATTGAAAATCAGGTTGGACGTATTTCCATCCTGGTAGGTCTCTCCATTCACCTTGAGCCACAGGCGCACATTGTTGACATCCGGGATCTCATCCGCAGTCGCCATAAACGGACCCATTGGCGCAAATGTATCGCATCCTTTACCTTTATCCCATGTTCCACCCCGCTCAATCTGGAATTCACGCTCCGACACATCGTTGTGCAACACATAACCTGCTACATAATCCAGGGCATTTGCCTCGTCCACATAGCTGGCCTTCTTACCGATCACGATGCAGAATTCCACCTCCCAATCCGTCTTTACGGAATTCTTGGGAATCACCACGTTATCGTTTGGTCCTACCAAAGCTGTGGAAGCTTTCATAAAGATCACCGGTTCCACCGGGATTTGCGCCCCAGTCTCTGCGGCATGATCCTTATAGTTCAAACCGATACAGACAATCTTCGATGGTCGCGTAAATGGGGCGCCCAAACGTGTTCCCGCCGGAATCTCAATCAACTTCCCTTCGTTCGCTTTGACAAACTCCTCCAAGCGCGCCAAACCGCTCTCCGCAAAGAATTCCTCGTTATAGTCTCCACCAAAGGCAGAAACATCATAATTTTTTCCGTCCAACTGAACCCCGATCTTCTCTTTTCCAGGTTCTCCAAATCGTATTAGTTTCATAGTGTTTTAGTATTGAGATGTGAGATATGAGATGTGAGATAGAAAACGTGCTATTTGTGTTTCTGGCCACATTTATCAGCTACATCTTGTTTTAGTATTGAGATG is a genomic window containing:
- a CDS encoding fumarylacetoacetate hydrolase family protein, translated to MKLIRFGEPGKEKIGVQLDGKNYDVSAFGGDYNEEFFAESGLARLEEFVKANEGKLIEIPAGTRLGAPFTRPSKIVCIGLNYKDHAAETGAQIPVEPVIFMKASTALVGPNDNVVIPKNSVKTDWEVEFCIVIGKKASYVDEANALDYVAGYVLHNDVSEREFQIERGGTWDKGKGCDTFAPMGPFMATADEIPDVNNVRLWLKVNGETYQDGNTSNLIFNIPFVVSYVSQFMTLLPGDVISTGTPAGVGLGFNPPIYLKPGDVIELGADYLGEQRQEVVAYKPQ